In Xenorhabdus nematophila ATCC 19061, one DNA window encodes the following:
- a CDS encoding TatD family hydrolase gives MFIDTHCHFDFPPFAGNETTSLELAGQMGVEKIIVPTVSRMHFQRVALLAEAYPAIYAAFGLHPLYIREHQNVHVDELNQQLQKKCAKCVAIGEIGLDLYMPEPQFDMQKSILEAQLTLAKQYDLPVILHSRKSHDQLAAILRKQKLPRTGVIHGFSGSLSEAQAFIRMGFYIGVGGTITYDRAQKTRNTIAQLPLASLVLETDAPDMPLSGFQGQPNRPERVAQVFSVLCELRQESSDEIASQVYENSVTLFTLG, from the coding sequence ATGTTTATCGATACACACTGCCATTTCGATTTTCCTCCCTTTGCGGGTAATGAGACGACAAGTCTGGAACTGGCCGGACAAATGGGGGTGGAAAAAATTATCGTACCCACGGTGAGTCGAATGCACTTCCAACGGGTGGCTTTGCTGGCAGAGGCTTATCCTGCAATTTATGCTGCATTTGGTTTACATCCGCTTTATATCCGTGAGCATCAAAATGTGCATGTGGACGAGCTGAACCAGCAGTTACAGAAAAAGTGTGCCAAATGTGTGGCAATAGGTGAAATCGGCCTTGACCTTTATATGCCCGAACCCCAGTTTGACATGCAGAAAAGCATCCTGGAAGCACAGTTAACGCTAGCCAAGCAGTATGATCTCCCCGTCATACTCCATTCCAGAAAAAGCCATGATCAATTGGCTGCAATCTTACGAAAGCAGAAATTACCACGCACCGGTGTCATTCATGGTTTCTCCGGTAGTTTATCCGAAGCTCAGGCTTTTATTCGTATGGGGTTTTATATTGGCGTAGGGGGAACGATTACTTATGACAGGGCACAAAAGACACGTAACACCATTGCACAATTACCTCTGGCATCTTTAGTTTTGGAAACTGATGCACCTGATATGCCATTATCAGGATTTCAAGGGCAGCCAAACCGACCAGAAAGGGTCGCGCAGGTTTTTTCCGTATTGTGTGAATTGCGGCAAGAATCGTCAGATGAAATTGCCAGTCAAGTTTATGAAAACAGCGTGACACTATTTACACTGGGTTAA
- a CDS encoding patatin-like phospholipase family protein, with protein MGKHIPITLGNIEPLAYNAQIKPGKIALVCEGGGQRGIFTAGVLDEFLRLGFNPFELFLGTSAGAQNLSAYICGQRGYARKIINRYTTDSAFFNPLRFVRGGHLIDLDWYIDTISEQLPLNISAAMHQFDAGREFYMCACRADNFEPDYFHPDEKNWMDIVKASSAIPGLYRNGVTLGNIIYQDGGICDAIPVEEAYRRGADTIVVIRTVPSQLYYTPQWFKRMERWLEDSSLKKMVKMVNLHAKSYRQTQRFIENPPDDIQVFEIYPPAPLTTMALGSRISVLNQDYHLGRRCGRYFLATIGHTFVGGKFGRMERKSYGVCRSKLNADGVNPNCFRRNHFLNSASQLAVEPPVADVLDNTPATEKGMMDNLDK; from the coding sequence ATGGGGAAACACATTCCAATAACGTTGGGTAATATAGAACCTTTGGCTTATAACGCGCAGATCAAACCAGGGAAAATAGCTCTCGTTTGTGAAGGTGGTGGACAGAGAGGTATTTTTACCGCAGGTGTTTTGGATGAATTTCTTCGTCTTGGTTTTAATCCGTTTGAATTGTTCCTCGGAACGTCGGCAGGTGCTCAAAATCTTTCTGCCTATATTTGCGGTCAACGGGGCTATGCCCGTAAAATTATCAATCGTTATACCACCGATTCCGCCTTTTTTAATCCACTTCGCTTTGTTCGCGGTGGGCACTTAATCGATCTGGACTGGTATATTGATACTATATCTGAGCAGTTACCACTCAATATCTCTGCGGCAATGCACCAATTTGATGCAGGACGTGAATTCTACATGTGCGCCTGTCGGGCTGATAACTTTGAACCTGATTATTTCCATCCTGATGAAAAAAACTGGATGGATATTGTAAAAGCTTCCAGTGCTATTCCCGGTTTGTATCGTAATGGCGTTACTCTCGGCAATATCATCTATCAAGATGGTGGGATTTGTGATGCGATACCCGTCGAAGAAGCTTATCGTCGCGGTGCAGATACGATTGTTGTGATCCGGACAGTTCCTTCACAACTTTACTATACACCTCAGTGGTTCAAGCGTATGGAGCGCTGGCTGGAAGATAGCAGTCTGAAAAAAATGGTTAAAATGGTTAATCTCCATGCCAAAAGTTATCGCCAGACTCAGAGATTTATCGAAAATCCACCGGATGATATACAGGTCTTTGAAATCTATCCGCCAGCACCATTGACTACAATGGCATTGGGAAGTCGGATTAGCGTATTGAATCAAGATTATCATTTGGGAAGACGTTGCGGACGCTATTTTTTAGCGACCATTGGGCATACATTTGTGGGCGGAAAATTTGGGCGTATGGAACGTAAGAGTTATGGTGTATGCCGCAGTAAATTAAATGCTGATGGTGTCAACCCTAATTGCTTTCGACGGAATCATTTCCTGAATAGTGCCAGTCAGTTAGCAGTTGAGCCTCCTGTTGCTGATGTGCTTGATAACACTCCGGCAACAGAAAAGGGCATGATGGATAATCTGGATAAATAG
- a CDS encoding BON domain-containing protein: MKNIKFAHSLLAVVLGSVLISGSALAAENALAKTAESTEQKVDNSIDHAGKKIDHSLQSADVYLDDSAITAKVKGKLLEHKGINSNDISVKTEKGVVYLSGFVKNKHQAAKVSEIAHGVKGVKSVKSTIEIKK; this comes from the coding sequence ATGAAAAATATCAAATTTGCACATTCACTACTGGCTGTTGTTCTAGGCTCGGTACTGATCAGTGGTAGTGCTCTGGCAGCGGAAAACGCTTTAGCGAAAACGGCGGAGAGTACGGAACAAAAAGTTGATAATTCTATAGATCATGCAGGGAAAAAGATTGATCACTCCTTGCAAAGTGCTGATGTCTATTTGGACGATAGTGCTATCACGGCGAAAGTGAAAGGAAAGTTGCTAGAGCATAAGGGAATAAACAGTAATGATATTTCGGTGAAAACGGAAAAAGGCGTTGTTTATCTTTCTGGTTTTGTGAAAAACAAACATCAGGCAGCAAAAGTTTCAGAAATCGCTCATGGTGTGAAAGGTGTTAAATCCGTGAAGAGCACGATAGAAATTAAGAAATAG